A region from the Mercenaria mercenaria strain notata chromosome 7, MADL_Memer_1, whole genome shotgun sequence genome encodes:
- the LOC128558828 gene encoding uncharacterized protein LOC128558828, whose protein sequence is MSSGNGSGRFDFDASFGSETNSKKYREVTGNKARAKPGRDNGDVMSVRRLFASYPRNLYLWKAPVWQNYWGEIRLRFLITRSRSEYLLGEGQVGHERYTITTTRY, encoded by the exons ATGTCCAGTGGCAACGGCAGCGGTAGGTTCGATTTCGACGCATCCTTCGGGTCAGagaccaattcaaaaaagtacagggaagttactgggaataag gCTCGTGCAAAGCCAGGCCGAGACAACGGCGATGTAATGTCTGTGAGAAGACTCTTTGCCTCGTATCCACGGAACCTTTATCTGTGGAAAGCACCAGTATGGCAAAATTATTGGGGGGAAATACGGCTCAGGTTTCTTATAACAAg ATCTAGATCTGAGTACCTactcggtgaggggcaagttggGCACGAGAGATACACGATCACCACCACTAGATACTAG